One genomic window of Vespula pensylvanica isolate Volc-1 chromosome 12, ASM1446617v1, whole genome shotgun sequence includes the following:
- the LOC122633602 gene encoding tolloid-like protein 1 isoform X1 encodes MASILWHISGNSYASPAFVLLLLLLFPNNTTAREVIKAPLPKQDHISSLPPPPGRLTTAKILKCDQKFISTPDGPQNGTFYAPTLINLEGSSWQCIYMFLAGPRQRVELIFTTFGLRGRPPAGSAVGELPACSHEYMDIYSEIRSDNTTKLIETPFGGRFCGPIPPRKRISLYQGIALSFYTDKNITLPTLFSGIYTFINASVFEIGTPIPSAPCSFTINSDVKRIGNLLSPTYPGTYPKDLSCSYQFIGKPSQRIRLEFRDFDLFFGGPHCPLDYVKVYDGLDNTSTTIGTYCGQQRNLVLYSSESNLFVLFVTLQRTANTQNRGFKGIFEFSESFVKLDFITSYNGEHIRGSECDQKILSKKKSSGFVVSPNFPFPYMPKVVCRYFIYGMQDIQHLERVRLEFVIFEIPRNEFKEDPACTDGYLKLYLKGQETTDSYDKFDYELCGVKNNPEHVVSDGPRLVMVFSSGEYQGKGFKARYTFETEYKIPGTAEPDGTCIFRYRSSSRKKGDFNSPRYPSNYPSDTNCTYFFYSTPNEQVTLIFDHFKIRTSNVNLTIGHYGLTLCKNDWLEIYTMYRDNTEKLIGRYCGMTAPGPVESTLGALGLKVILHSDSEKVYSGFKARYTFEVAKPIFGDCGSNISSLNYGIITSPNYPKKYGGPSKKFASKTCNWFIKVRPNQQILLNFDKFSVEGDQTARGCPAAVLRMWYSSSSAPIELCGAKNNNTNWSFVSEDNNMRLSFISADKAVGQLGFRAIWTEININGDCPNQFLCSKNKYCISKTLRCNKIKNCGPNDTSDEENCVATISADTYVIPAVSVAASILVVLFVCLLCHKVKRPVQEVHIDNLHQRIEEHHPCYHHHALLQHHQDHIHEYNQYQLEQPSPPSDSDAEQVCGDETSSPDSV; translated from the exons ATGGCTTCAATACTTTGGCATATCTCTGGGAATAGTTATGCTTCTCCTGCCTTTGTCTTGCTCTTATTGTTACTCTTCCCAAACAATACTACAG CCCGTGAGGTAATTAAGGCTCCACTGCCAAAGCAAGACCACATTTCATCACTGCCACCACCACCGGGACGTCTCACCACTGCCAAAATATTAa aGTGCGATCAAAAATTTATAAGCACTCCTGATGGGCCGCAAAATGGAACTTTCTATGCACCCACGCTAATAAATCTAGAAGGATCATCTTGGCAGTGCATTTACATGTTTTTAGCAGGACCACGTCAACGCGTGGAACTTATTTTTACTACATTTGGCCTTCGAGGCAGGCCACCAGC TGGATCTGCTGTTGGAGAATTACCTGC ttgtAGCCATGAATACATGGATATATATTCGGAAATTCGTTCAGATAACACTACCAAGTTAATAGAAACACCATTCGGAGGTCGTTTCTGTGGCCCAATTCCACCTCGAAAacgtatttctctttatcaagGCATTGCTCTCAGTTTCTAtactgataaaaatataacgttaCCTACCCTATTCAGTGggatatatacttttatcaaTGCAT cCGTATTTGAAATTGGAACACCAATACCAAGTGCACCATGTTCTTTCACAATAAATTCAGATGTTAAACGTATTGGAAACTTATTATCTCCGACTTATCCAGGAACGTATCCAAAAGATCTTTCATGTAGTTATCAATTCATTGGAAAACCAAGTCAAAGAATACGCTTGGAGTTTCGAGATTTTGACTTATTCTTTGGCGGGCCGCA ttGCCCTTTGGATTATGTAAAAGTATATGATGGACTCGACAATACATCTACTACTATTGGAACATATTGTGGGCAACAACGCAATTTGGTATTATATTCATCAGAATCCAatctatttgtattatttgttaCTCTTCAGCGTACAGCGAATACGCAAAATCGTGGTTTTAAAggaatttttgaattttcagaaagttttgttaaattag ACTTTATAACCAGTTATAATGGTGAACATATACGAGGCTCGGAATGTGATCAGAAGattttaagtaaaaagaaatcttctgGATTTGTGGTTAGTCCTAATTTTCCATTTCCTTATATGCCAAAAGTTGTATgccgttattttatttatggaaTGCAAGATATACAACATCTTGAACGCGTTCGCTtggaatttgtaatatttgaaattccaagaaatgaatttaaagaaga TCCTGCATGTACTGATGGTTACTTAAAACTATATTTGAAAGGTCAAGAAACAACAGATTCTtatgataaatttgattatgAATTATGTGGTGTGAAAAATAATCCAGAACATGTAGTTAGCGATGGCCCAAGACTTGTTATGGTATTTAGCAGTGGAGAATACCAAGGAAAAGGTTTTAAAGCACg gtaTACTTTTGAGACAGAATATAAAATACCTGGAACAGCAGAACCAGATGGTACCTGTATATTTAGATACAGAAGTTCCTCTCGAAAAAAGGGAGATTTTAATTCCCCACGATATCCTAGTAATTATCCAAGTGATACAAATtgtacttatttcttttattcgacgCCGAATGAACAAGTGACGTTGATCTTTGATCATTTTAAAATTAGAACCAGTAATGTGAATCTAACGATCGGTCACTATGG ATTAACTTTATGTAAAAACGACTGGTTAGAAATTTATACTATGTATCGCGATAATACAGAAAAATTAATAGGCAGGTACTGTGGTATGACTGCTCCAGGACCAGTAGAATCAACTCTTGGTGCTCTCggtttaaaagtaattttacaTTCAGATTCCGAAAAAGTTTATAGCGGATTTAAAGCGCGTTATACTTTCGAGGTAGCAAAGCCAATTTTTGGAg ATTGTGGATCAAATATTAGCAGTTTGAATTATGGAATAATAACTAGTCCTAATTATCCAAAGAAATATGGTGGCCCGTCGAAAAAGTTTGCTAGTAAAACATGTAATTGGTTCATAAAAGTACGACCGAATcaacaaatattattgaattttgATAAGTTTTCTGTAGAAGGTGATCAAACTG CACGAGGTTGCCCTGCAGCAGTACTACGTATGTGGTATTCTAGTTCGTCCGCGCCAATTGAGCTTTGTGGtgctaaaaataataataccaatTGGAGCTTTGTAtcagaagataataatatgcGTCTTAg TTTCATATCAGCAGATAAAGCGGTTGGACAGCTTGGTTTTAGAGCAATATGGacagagataaatataaacggTGATTGTCCAAATCAATTTCTTTGCAGCAAAAATAAGTATTGTATTTCAAAAACGTTGAGatgtaataaaatcaaaaattgtGGGCCGAACGATACATCGGACGAAGAGAACT GTGTTGCTACGATATCAGCAGATACCTATGTCATCCCAGCAGTATCTGTTGCAGCTTCTATTTTAGTTGTTCTGTTTGTATGCCTGTTATGTCACAAAGTTAAAAGACCTGTTCAAGAAGTTCACATTGATAATCTACATCAACGTATAGAAGAACATCATCCCTGCTACCATCATCATGCTCTTCTGCAACATCACCAGGATCATATTCATGAATATAATCAATATCAACTTGAACAACCTAGCCCACCTAGTGACAGTGATGCTGAACAAGTATGCGGTGATGAAACAAGTAGTCCAGATAGTGTGTGA
- the LOC122633602 gene encoding tolloid-like protein 1 isoform X2 — translation MASILWHISGNSYASPAFVLLLLLLFPNNTTAREVIKAPLPKQDHISSLPPPPGRLTTAKILKCDQKFISTPDGPQNGTFYAPTLINLEGSSWQCIYMFLAGPRQRVELIFTTFGLRGRPPACSHEYMDIYSEIRSDNTTKLIETPFGGRFCGPIPPRKRISLYQGIALSFYTDKNITLPTLFSGIYTFINASVFEIGTPIPSAPCSFTINSDVKRIGNLLSPTYPGTYPKDLSCSYQFIGKPSQRIRLEFRDFDLFFGGPHCPLDYVKVYDGLDNTSTTIGTYCGQQRNLVLYSSESNLFVLFVTLQRTANTQNRGFKGIFEFSESFVKLDFITSYNGEHIRGSECDQKILSKKKSSGFVVSPNFPFPYMPKVVCRYFIYGMQDIQHLERVRLEFVIFEIPRNEFKEDPACTDGYLKLYLKGQETTDSYDKFDYELCGVKNNPEHVVSDGPRLVMVFSSGEYQGKGFKARYTFETEYKIPGTAEPDGTCIFRYRSSSRKKGDFNSPRYPSNYPSDTNCTYFFYSTPNEQVTLIFDHFKIRTSNVNLTIGHYGLTLCKNDWLEIYTMYRDNTEKLIGRYCGMTAPGPVESTLGALGLKVILHSDSEKVYSGFKARYTFEVAKPIFGDCGSNISSLNYGIITSPNYPKKYGGPSKKFASKTCNWFIKVRPNQQILLNFDKFSVEGDQTARGCPAAVLRMWYSSSSAPIELCGAKNNNTNWSFVSEDNNMRLSFISADKAVGQLGFRAIWTEININGDCPNQFLCSKNKYCISKTLRCNKIKNCGPNDTSDEENCVATISADTYVIPAVSVAASILVVLFVCLLCHKVKRPVQEVHIDNLHQRIEEHHPCYHHHALLQHHQDHIHEYNQYQLEQPSPPSDSDAEQVCGDETSSPDSV, via the exons ATGGCTTCAATACTTTGGCATATCTCTGGGAATAGTTATGCTTCTCCTGCCTTTGTCTTGCTCTTATTGTTACTCTTCCCAAACAATACTACAG CCCGTGAGGTAATTAAGGCTCCACTGCCAAAGCAAGACCACATTTCATCACTGCCACCACCACCGGGACGTCTCACCACTGCCAAAATATTAa aGTGCGATCAAAAATTTATAAGCACTCCTGATGGGCCGCAAAATGGAACTTTCTATGCACCCACGCTAATAAATCTAGAAGGATCATCTTGGCAGTGCATTTACATGTTTTTAGCAGGACCACGTCAACGCGTGGAACTTATTTTTACTACATTTGGCCTTCGAGGCAGGCCACCAGC ttgtAGCCATGAATACATGGATATATATTCGGAAATTCGTTCAGATAACACTACCAAGTTAATAGAAACACCATTCGGAGGTCGTTTCTGTGGCCCAATTCCACCTCGAAAacgtatttctctttatcaagGCATTGCTCTCAGTTTCTAtactgataaaaatataacgttaCCTACCCTATTCAGTGggatatatacttttatcaaTGCAT cCGTATTTGAAATTGGAACACCAATACCAAGTGCACCATGTTCTTTCACAATAAATTCAGATGTTAAACGTATTGGAAACTTATTATCTCCGACTTATCCAGGAACGTATCCAAAAGATCTTTCATGTAGTTATCAATTCATTGGAAAACCAAGTCAAAGAATACGCTTGGAGTTTCGAGATTTTGACTTATTCTTTGGCGGGCCGCA ttGCCCTTTGGATTATGTAAAAGTATATGATGGACTCGACAATACATCTACTACTATTGGAACATATTGTGGGCAACAACGCAATTTGGTATTATATTCATCAGAATCCAatctatttgtattatttgttaCTCTTCAGCGTACAGCGAATACGCAAAATCGTGGTTTTAAAggaatttttgaattttcagaaagttttgttaaattag ACTTTATAACCAGTTATAATGGTGAACATATACGAGGCTCGGAATGTGATCAGAAGattttaagtaaaaagaaatcttctgGATTTGTGGTTAGTCCTAATTTTCCATTTCCTTATATGCCAAAAGTTGTATgccgttattttatttatggaaTGCAAGATATACAACATCTTGAACGCGTTCGCTtggaatttgtaatatttgaaattccaagaaatgaatttaaagaaga TCCTGCATGTACTGATGGTTACTTAAAACTATATTTGAAAGGTCAAGAAACAACAGATTCTtatgataaatttgattatgAATTATGTGGTGTGAAAAATAATCCAGAACATGTAGTTAGCGATGGCCCAAGACTTGTTATGGTATTTAGCAGTGGAGAATACCAAGGAAAAGGTTTTAAAGCACg gtaTACTTTTGAGACAGAATATAAAATACCTGGAACAGCAGAACCAGATGGTACCTGTATATTTAGATACAGAAGTTCCTCTCGAAAAAAGGGAGATTTTAATTCCCCACGATATCCTAGTAATTATCCAAGTGATACAAATtgtacttatttcttttattcgacgCCGAATGAACAAGTGACGTTGATCTTTGATCATTTTAAAATTAGAACCAGTAATGTGAATCTAACGATCGGTCACTATGG ATTAACTTTATGTAAAAACGACTGGTTAGAAATTTATACTATGTATCGCGATAATACAGAAAAATTAATAGGCAGGTACTGTGGTATGACTGCTCCAGGACCAGTAGAATCAACTCTTGGTGCTCTCggtttaaaagtaattttacaTTCAGATTCCGAAAAAGTTTATAGCGGATTTAAAGCGCGTTATACTTTCGAGGTAGCAAAGCCAATTTTTGGAg ATTGTGGATCAAATATTAGCAGTTTGAATTATGGAATAATAACTAGTCCTAATTATCCAAAGAAATATGGTGGCCCGTCGAAAAAGTTTGCTAGTAAAACATGTAATTGGTTCATAAAAGTACGACCGAATcaacaaatattattgaattttgATAAGTTTTCTGTAGAAGGTGATCAAACTG CACGAGGTTGCCCTGCAGCAGTACTACGTATGTGGTATTCTAGTTCGTCCGCGCCAATTGAGCTTTGTGGtgctaaaaataataataccaatTGGAGCTTTGTAtcagaagataataatatgcGTCTTAg TTTCATATCAGCAGATAAAGCGGTTGGACAGCTTGGTTTTAGAGCAATATGGacagagataaatataaacggTGATTGTCCAAATCAATTTCTTTGCAGCAAAAATAAGTATTGTATTTCAAAAACGTTGAGatgtaataaaatcaaaaattgtGGGCCGAACGATACATCGGACGAAGAGAACT GTGTTGCTACGATATCAGCAGATACCTATGTCATCCCAGCAGTATCTGTTGCAGCTTCTATTTTAGTTGTTCTGTTTGTATGCCTGTTATGTCACAAAGTTAAAAGACCTGTTCAAGAAGTTCACATTGATAATCTACATCAACGTATAGAAGAACATCATCCCTGCTACCATCATCATGCTCTTCTGCAACATCACCAGGATCATATTCATGAATATAATCAATATCAACTTGAACAACCTAGCCCACCTAGTGACAGTGATGCTGAACAAGTATGCGGTGATGAAACAAGTAGTCCAGATAGTGTGTGA
- the LOC122633602 gene encoding tolloid-like protein 1 isoform X3, which produces MASILWHISGNSYASPAFVLLLLLLFPNNTTECDQKFISTPDGPQNGTFYAPTLINLEGSSWQCIYMFLAGPRQRVELIFTTFGLRGRPPAGSAVGELPACSHEYMDIYSEIRSDNTTKLIETPFGGRFCGPIPPRKRISLYQGIALSFYTDKNITLPTLFSGIYTFINASVFEIGTPIPSAPCSFTINSDVKRIGNLLSPTYPGTYPKDLSCSYQFIGKPSQRIRLEFRDFDLFFGGPHCPLDYVKVYDGLDNTSTTIGTYCGQQRNLVLYSSESNLFVLFVTLQRTANTQNRGFKGIFEFSESFVKLDFITSYNGEHIRGSECDQKILSKKKSSGFVVSPNFPFPYMPKVVCRYFIYGMQDIQHLERVRLEFVIFEIPRNEFKEDPACTDGYLKLYLKGQETTDSYDKFDYELCGVKNNPEHVVSDGPRLVMVFSSGEYQGKGFKARYTFETEYKIPGTAEPDGTCIFRYRSSSRKKGDFNSPRYPSNYPSDTNCTYFFYSTPNEQVTLIFDHFKIRTSNVNLTIGHYGLTLCKNDWLEIYTMYRDNTEKLIGRYCGMTAPGPVESTLGALGLKVILHSDSEKVYSGFKARYTFEVAKPIFGDCGSNISSLNYGIITSPNYPKKYGGPSKKFASKTCNWFIKVRPNQQILLNFDKFSVEGDQTARGCPAAVLRMWYSSSSAPIELCGAKNNNTNWSFVSEDNNMRLSFISADKAVGQLGFRAIWTEININGDCPNQFLCSKNKYCISKTLRCNKIKNCGPNDTSDEENCVATISADTYVIPAVSVAASILVVLFVCLLCHKVKRPVQEVHIDNLHQRIEEHHPCYHHHALLQHHQDHIHEYNQYQLEQPSPPSDSDAEQVCGDETSSPDSV; this is translated from the exons ATGGCTTCAATACTTTGGCATATCTCTGGGAATAGTTATGCTTCTCCTGCCTTTGTCTTGCTCTTATTGTTACTCTTCCCAAACAATACTACAG aGTGCGATCAAAAATTTATAAGCACTCCTGATGGGCCGCAAAATGGAACTTTCTATGCACCCACGCTAATAAATCTAGAAGGATCATCTTGGCAGTGCATTTACATGTTTTTAGCAGGACCACGTCAACGCGTGGAACTTATTTTTACTACATTTGGCCTTCGAGGCAGGCCACCAGC TGGATCTGCTGTTGGAGAATTACCTGC ttgtAGCCATGAATACATGGATATATATTCGGAAATTCGTTCAGATAACACTACCAAGTTAATAGAAACACCATTCGGAGGTCGTTTCTGTGGCCCAATTCCACCTCGAAAacgtatttctctttatcaagGCATTGCTCTCAGTTTCTAtactgataaaaatataacgttaCCTACCCTATTCAGTGggatatatacttttatcaaTGCAT cCGTATTTGAAATTGGAACACCAATACCAAGTGCACCATGTTCTTTCACAATAAATTCAGATGTTAAACGTATTGGAAACTTATTATCTCCGACTTATCCAGGAACGTATCCAAAAGATCTTTCATGTAGTTATCAATTCATTGGAAAACCAAGTCAAAGAATACGCTTGGAGTTTCGAGATTTTGACTTATTCTTTGGCGGGCCGCA ttGCCCTTTGGATTATGTAAAAGTATATGATGGACTCGACAATACATCTACTACTATTGGAACATATTGTGGGCAACAACGCAATTTGGTATTATATTCATCAGAATCCAatctatttgtattatttgttaCTCTTCAGCGTACAGCGAATACGCAAAATCGTGGTTTTAAAggaatttttgaattttcagaaagttttgttaaattag ACTTTATAACCAGTTATAATGGTGAACATATACGAGGCTCGGAATGTGATCAGAAGattttaagtaaaaagaaatcttctgGATTTGTGGTTAGTCCTAATTTTCCATTTCCTTATATGCCAAAAGTTGTATgccgttattttatttatggaaTGCAAGATATACAACATCTTGAACGCGTTCGCTtggaatttgtaatatttgaaattccaagaaatgaatttaaagaaga TCCTGCATGTACTGATGGTTACTTAAAACTATATTTGAAAGGTCAAGAAACAACAGATTCTtatgataaatttgattatgAATTATGTGGTGTGAAAAATAATCCAGAACATGTAGTTAGCGATGGCCCAAGACTTGTTATGGTATTTAGCAGTGGAGAATACCAAGGAAAAGGTTTTAAAGCACg gtaTACTTTTGAGACAGAATATAAAATACCTGGAACAGCAGAACCAGATGGTACCTGTATATTTAGATACAGAAGTTCCTCTCGAAAAAAGGGAGATTTTAATTCCCCACGATATCCTAGTAATTATCCAAGTGATACAAATtgtacttatttcttttattcgacgCCGAATGAACAAGTGACGTTGATCTTTGATCATTTTAAAATTAGAACCAGTAATGTGAATCTAACGATCGGTCACTATGG ATTAACTTTATGTAAAAACGACTGGTTAGAAATTTATACTATGTATCGCGATAATACAGAAAAATTAATAGGCAGGTACTGTGGTATGACTGCTCCAGGACCAGTAGAATCAACTCTTGGTGCTCTCggtttaaaagtaattttacaTTCAGATTCCGAAAAAGTTTATAGCGGATTTAAAGCGCGTTATACTTTCGAGGTAGCAAAGCCAATTTTTGGAg ATTGTGGATCAAATATTAGCAGTTTGAATTATGGAATAATAACTAGTCCTAATTATCCAAAGAAATATGGTGGCCCGTCGAAAAAGTTTGCTAGTAAAACATGTAATTGGTTCATAAAAGTACGACCGAATcaacaaatattattgaattttgATAAGTTTTCTGTAGAAGGTGATCAAACTG CACGAGGTTGCCCTGCAGCAGTACTACGTATGTGGTATTCTAGTTCGTCCGCGCCAATTGAGCTTTGTGGtgctaaaaataataataccaatTGGAGCTTTGTAtcagaagataataatatgcGTCTTAg TTTCATATCAGCAGATAAAGCGGTTGGACAGCTTGGTTTTAGAGCAATATGGacagagataaatataaacggTGATTGTCCAAATCAATTTCTTTGCAGCAAAAATAAGTATTGTATTTCAAAAACGTTGAGatgtaataaaatcaaaaattgtGGGCCGAACGATACATCGGACGAAGAGAACT GTGTTGCTACGATATCAGCAGATACCTATGTCATCCCAGCAGTATCTGTTGCAGCTTCTATTTTAGTTGTTCTGTTTGTATGCCTGTTATGTCACAAAGTTAAAAGACCTGTTCAAGAAGTTCACATTGATAATCTACATCAACGTATAGAAGAACATCATCCCTGCTACCATCATCATGCTCTTCTGCAACATCACCAGGATCATATTCATGAATATAATCAATATCAACTTGAACAACCTAGCCCACCTAGTGACAGTGATGCTGAACAAGTATGCGGTGATGAAACAAGTAGTCCAGATAGTGTGTGA
- the LOC122633602 gene encoding tolloid-like protein 1 isoform X6 translates to MASILWHISGNSYASPAFVLLLLLLFPNNTTAREVIKAPLPKQDHISSLPPPPGRLTTAKILKCDQKFISTPDGPQNGTFYAPTLINLEGSSWQCIYMFLAGPRQRVELIFTTFGLRGRPPAGSAVGELPACSHEYMDIYSEIRSDNTTKLIETPFGGRFCGPIPPRKRISLYQGIALSFYTDKNITLPTLFSGIYTFINASVFEIGTPIPSAPCSFTINSDVKRIGNLLSPTYPGTYPKDLSCSYQFIGKPSQRIRLEFRDFDLFFGGPHCPLDYVKVYDGLDNTSTTIGTYCGQQRNLVLYSSESNLFVLFVTLQRTANTQNRGFKGIFEFSESFVKLDFITSYNGEHIRGSECDQKILSKKKSSGFVVSPNFPFPYMPKVVCRYFIYGMQDIQHLERVRLEFVIFEIPRNEFKEDPACTDGYLKLYLKGQETTDSYDKFDYELCGVKNNPEHVVSDGPRLVMVFSSGEYQGKGFKARYTFETEYKIPGTAEPDGTCIFRYRSSSRKKGDFNSPRYPSNYPSDTNCTYFFYSTPNEQVTLIFDHFKIRTSNVNLTIGHYGLTLCKNDWLEIYTMYRDNTEKLIGRYCGMTAPGPVESTLGALGLKVILHSDSEKVYSGFKARYTFEVAKPIFGDCGSNISSLNYGIITSPNYPKKYGGPSKKFASKTCNWFIKVRPNQQILLNFDKFSVEGDQTARGCPAAVLRMWYSSSSAPIELCGAKNNNTNWSFVSEDNNMRLSFISADKAVGQLGFRAIWTEININGDCPNQFLCSKNKYCISKTLRCNKIKNCGPNDTSDEEN, encoded by the exons ATGGCTTCAATACTTTGGCATATCTCTGGGAATAGTTATGCTTCTCCTGCCTTTGTCTTGCTCTTATTGTTACTCTTCCCAAACAATACTACAG CCCGTGAGGTAATTAAGGCTCCACTGCCAAAGCAAGACCACATTTCATCACTGCCACCACCACCGGGACGTCTCACCACTGCCAAAATATTAa aGTGCGATCAAAAATTTATAAGCACTCCTGATGGGCCGCAAAATGGAACTTTCTATGCACCCACGCTAATAAATCTAGAAGGATCATCTTGGCAGTGCATTTACATGTTTTTAGCAGGACCACGTCAACGCGTGGAACTTATTTTTACTACATTTGGCCTTCGAGGCAGGCCACCAGC TGGATCTGCTGTTGGAGAATTACCTGC ttgtAGCCATGAATACATGGATATATATTCGGAAATTCGTTCAGATAACACTACCAAGTTAATAGAAACACCATTCGGAGGTCGTTTCTGTGGCCCAATTCCACCTCGAAAacgtatttctctttatcaagGCATTGCTCTCAGTTTCTAtactgataaaaatataacgttaCCTACCCTATTCAGTGggatatatacttttatcaaTGCAT cCGTATTTGAAATTGGAACACCAATACCAAGTGCACCATGTTCTTTCACAATAAATTCAGATGTTAAACGTATTGGAAACTTATTATCTCCGACTTATCCAGGAACGTATCCAAAAGATCTTTCATGTAGTTATCAATTCATTGGAAAACCAAGTCAAAGAATACGCTTGGAGTTTCGAGATTTTGACTTATTCTTTGGCGGGCCGCA ttGCCCTTTGGATTATGTAAAAGTATATGATGGACTCGACAATACATCTACTACTATTGGAACATATTGTGGGCAACAACGCAATTTGGTATTATATTCATCAGAATCCAatctatttgtattatttgttaCTCTTCAGCGTACAGCGAATACGCAAAATCGTGGTTTTAAAggaatttttgaattttcagaaagttttgttaaattag ACTTTATAACCAGTTATAATGGTGAACATATACGAGGCTCGGAATGTGATCAGAAGattttaagtaaaaagaaatcttctgGATTTGTGGTTAGTCCTAATTTTCCATTTCCTTATATGCCAAAAGTTGTATgccgttattttatttatggaaTGCAAGATATACAACATCTTGAACGCGTTCGCTtggaatttgtaatatttgaaattccaagaaatgaatttaaagaaga TCCTGCATGTACTGATGGTTACTTAAAACTATATTTGAAAGGTCAAGAAACAACAGATTCTtatgataaatttgattatgAATTATGTGGTGTGAAAAATAATCCAGAACATGTAGTTAGCGATGGCCCAAGACTTGTTATGGTATTTAGCAGTGGAGAATACCAAGGAAAAGGTTTTAAAGCACg gtaTACTTTTGAGACAGAATATAAAATACCTGGAACAGCAGAACCAGATGGTACCTGTATATTTAGATACAGAAGTTCCTCTCGAAAAAAGGGAGATTTTAATTCCCCACGATATCCTAGTAATTATCCAAGTGATACAAATtgtacttatttcttttattcgacgCCGAATGAACAAGTGACGTTGATCTTTGATCATTTTAAAATTAGAACCAGTAATGTGAATCTAACGATCGGTCACTATGG ATTAACTTTATGTAAAAACGACTGGTTAGAAATTTATACTATGTATCGCGATAATACAGAAAAATTAATAGGCAGGTACTGTGGTATGACTGCTCCAGGACCAGTAGAATCAACTCTTGGTGCTCTCggtttaaaagtaattttacaTTCAGATTCCGAAAAAGTTTATAGCGGATTTAAAGCGCGTTATACTTTCGAGGTAGCAAAGCCAATTTTTGGAg ATTGTGGATCAAATATTAGCAGTTTGAATTATGGAATAATAACTAGTCCTAATTATCCAAAGAAATATGGTGGCCCGTCGAAAAAGTTTGCTAGTAAAACATGTAATTGGTTCATAAAAGTACGACCGAATcaacaaatattattgaattttgATAAGTTTTCTGTAGAAGGTGATCAAACTG CACGAGGTTGCCCTGCAGCAGTACTACGTATGTGGTATTCTAGTTCGTCCGCGCCAATTGAGCTTTGTGGtgctaaaaataataataccaatTGGAGCTTTGTAtcagaagataataatatgcGTCTTAg TTTCATATCAGCAGATAAAGCGGTTGGACAGCTTGGTTTTAGAGCAATATGGacagagataaatataaacggTGATTGTCCAAATCAATTTCTTTGCAGCAAAAATAAGTATTGTATTTCAAAAACGTTGAGatgtaataaaatcaaaaattgtGGGCCGAACGATACATCGGACGAAGAGAACT aa